The Pectobacterium parmentieri genome segment GTTCATCACCTGATCCATATCGATACGGTTCGAGCGCGGCACCAGCACCAGGCGGGTTGGATTTTCGTGATCGGATTCATCACGCAGGTCTTCCACCATCGGCAGCTTCTTCGCACGCATCTGGCTGGCAATCTGCTCCAGCACTTTGGCACCCGAAACCTGATGTGGCAACGCGGTAATCACCACATCACCGTCTTCTTTCTTCCACACCGCGCGCATCCGCACCGAACCACGACCATTCTGGTAGAGTTTGCGCACTTCATCACGCGGCGTGATGATTTCGGCTTCCGTCGGGAAATCTGGTCCCTGCACATGCTGAAGCAAATCGTCCAACGAGGCTTTCGGGTTTTCCAGCAGCATGACGGCTGCCGCAGCGATTTCACGCACATTGTGCGGCGGAATATCCGTTGCCATACCGACGGCGATCCCGGTGGTGCCGTTCAGCAATATATTCGGCAAGCGCGCAGGCAGCATCTTCGGCTCTTGCATCGTGCCGTCAAAATTCGGGGTGTAATCGACCGTGCCCTGCCCTAATTCTGACAACAGCACTTCCGCGTATTTGGACAACCGCGATTCGGTATAACGCATGGCGGCGAACGATTTCGGATCGTCCGGTGCCCCCCAGTTCCCCTGACCATCCACCAGCGGATAACGGTAAGAGAACGGCTGCGCCATCAGCACCATCGCTTCATAACAGGCGCTGTCGCCGTGCGGGTGGTATTTACCCAGCACGTCACCCACGGTACGGGCAGATTTTTTAAATTTGGCGCTGGCATTCAGCCCCAGCTCGGACATCGCATACACAATGCGACGCTGCACAGGTTTCAGGCCATCGCCAATGAACGGCAATGCCCTATCCATGATGACGTACATGGAATAATTCAGGTATGCATTTTCGGTAAACGTGCGCAGCGCAAGGCTTTCTGCGCCGTCATGAGTCATCTCACTCATTTATCTCACTTTCCTCACATCGCGGCGCGATTGTTACGCTTTCCGACACGCCATAGCGGCGGTATGTTTGGCGGGAATAGTACCTTATCTGATGAGGTGATGTCACAAGGAACAACGTCATTGCCCCACAGGCGATTGTTGGTATGAATCCGACGGTTGCCAGAGAAGGTGGCTAGCGATAGTGGTAAACGCTCGGGTGATCGGCAGTCACCGTTTCACCCCAGACGGAAATCGACGTTTGATCTGGCCGCAACATTGGTTGCCCCTTGCGCCCCAACAGGATGCGCTCAGCGGCAGCGCCGAAAGACGGCCCTTCAAACCAGAACGCCTCATGCACAAAACTCATTCCGTAGCAGGCCCCCGTCGCATCCATAAGCAGAGCACCGTGCGAATGATGTGTCTCACCGATAAGAATCAGCGTCGTGCTTAGAATATCTTGCCACTCCAGCAGCGTTTCATCCCCCTGCAAATCTACACTGCCGCCAAAAACAATATCGCCGCTGGCGCACTCTTCCCCAGTACCGCATTGCCCAACCGTCAGCTCACCGAATGCTTGCAGGATCGCGCAAGCCGGATGGTTCTCAGACACAAACAACGGGGCTGATTGCGCGACGTTATGTGGCCAGCCTGCCGCCTGAAAAAGGGGAAGAACGGACTCAGGTATTTCAATCAACATCGTTAGCCACCTTGCTAACCCACAGACCGTTTCATTAAGAATTATTCATCTTCATTGCCGCAACAAACGATAATGATTAACATATTGATAATAATTATCATTACCACATGATAATTAATGTTATTCGCCGTTTTGCATTTCCCTTGCAGACGTTAGCTACCAGCACGCCATGTTTCCCCAACGCCGCTGGTCAGAACAACCTTATAGCAGAGTATCATTATGTTAATTAACAAAAAGTTAAATAAGATTCTTCTCACCGGCATCTTGACTAGCGTCGCGCTTCACAGCATGGCAGCGGATAGCACCACGGGCAATAGCGCACTCAACGGCAAGAATGAAGACAACGCGGCGGCTAAAACGGAACCGACGGGTGACGTCATGACCGTACACGCCCCTGAAATTGAGAAAAAAGCGGGCTCATCCGTCTCAATCACTGCCAATGATATGCAAAAGAATGGCGGTAACGATTTTGGCACCATTATGCGTTACCAGCCGTTAATCAGCGCCACGGGCTCCAGCGGTGGCAGTAATACAGGGAAAAGTGGCTTCGATCGCGGCGGCTACACGGGCTACAACATTCGCGGAATAGAAAGCAATCGCGTCGCCATTGATACCGACGGCATCGCTCTGCCTAATGCAACAGGGCGCAGTTATGCCAGCAGAGCTGGGTTTAATACGTTTGGCATGGGGCGTGACTATGTCGACCCTTATATTTATGGACGGGTGAATATCGAATCCGGTGCAACCTCAGCGGAAAATGCGATCAATGCGCTAGGCGGAAGTGTTTCGTTCCGTCCCAAATCAGCAGATGATTATTTAAGCGCGAATAAACAGGAGTATGTCGGCTTCCAGAGTGATTATGACTCTGCCAACCATGGTTGGCATAACGGCATCACCGCCGCAGGCGGTGATGCCGAACTGCGCGGCATTGTCGTTCTCAGTCGTCGTGACGGCCAGCAAACGCGTAACAACAGCGACGAGATCGCCGCTTACCCAGCAAACTGGCACTCTAACGCCATTCTGGCATCGGCCATCTGGCAACCGAATGATGAACACCAACTCACCGGTACGTTGGATTACTATCATAAAACCAACCACACCCACTACGATTACTGGGGTAGCCTGCCAAGCGGCAATAATACGATTTATGGCACCGCGCAACAAAGCAGCGAGACTCGCCGCTGGAGCACCAGCCTGAAAGACCGCTGGACGCCCGCCAACAACACA includes the following:
- a CDS encoding SUKH-3 domain-containing protein, giving the protein MLIEIPESVLPLFQAAGWPHNVAQSAPLFVSENHPACAILQAFGELTVGQCGTGEECASGDIVFGGSVDLQGDETLLEWQDILSTTLILIGETHHSHGALLMDATGACYGMSFVHEAFWFEGPSFGAAAERILLGRKGQPMLRPDQTSISVWGETVTADHPSVYHYR